One Manihot esculenta cultivar AM560-2 chromosome 6, M.esculenta_v8, whole genome shotgun sequence DNA segment encodes these proteins:
- the LOC110616510 gene encoding homeobox-leucine zipper protein ANTHOCYANINLESS 2 isoform X1, whose product MISNSSSVNSPGGGVSKIVAEIVTHRNTMHSGGIAHQPPVITSSIPKSPALSLSLKGTMDSHGDMGLLGEHFDPSIAGRMKEDGYESKSGSDNLEGASGDDQEAGEDQRTQKKKYHRHTPNQIQELETFFKQCPHPDEKQRMELSRRLGLESKQIKFWFQNRRTQMKTQLERHENIILRQENDKLRAENELLKQNMTDPICNNCGSPVVPGPVSYEQQQLRIENARLNDELGRVYALANKFLGRPLSSSSGHVPPFDSNSKLDLSVGRNGYGGLGSIETSLPIGLDYSDGLTMPLMKPMTSPMLNEVPYDRSLFIDLALAAMDELIKIAQIDSPLWMTMDGGKDALKHEEYMRTFSPCIGVKPSSFVTEATRETGIVIINSLALAETLMDVNRWLEAFPGLIAKASTIDVISSGVGGTKNGALQLMHAEFQVGSPFVPVRQVRFLRFCKQHAEGVWAVVDVSIDANQESSNSHSFAACRRFPSGCIMQDMPNGCSRVTWVEHSEYDESAVHQLYRSVLSSGLAFGARRWVATLQRYCECMSILMSPTISAEDQTVINISGKKSMLKLARRMVDNFCSGVCASSVHKWDKLLVGNVGEDMRILTRKNINDPGEPPGIVLSAATSVWLPVMRDRLFDFLRDERSRSEWDILSHGGMMQEMVHISKGHNRGNCVSLLRSTAVSPNANENSMIILQETWNDASSSLVVYAPVDIQSISVVMNGGDSTYVALLPSGFVILPDDTSSQGGPNFSSTLVKRDSDGGDGGGSILTVGFQILVNNLPTAKLTVESVETVNNLISCTIQRIKTVLQLT is encoded by the exons ATGATCAGTAATAGTAGCAGCGTTAATAGTCCTGGTGGTGGGGTTTCAAAGATTGTGGCTGAGATTGTTACACACCGCAACACCATGCATAGCGGTGGCATAGCACATCAGCCACCAGTCATCACTTCATCGAttcccaaatcacccgccctctctctctctctt AAAGGCACCATGGATAGTCATGGTGATATGGGTCTACTTGGGGAACATTTTGATCCTAGTATAGCAGGGAGGATGAAGGAGGATGGTTACGAGAGCAAGTCTGGCAGTGATAATCTGGAAGGTGCATCTGGAGATGATCAGGAGGCTGGAGAGGATCAACGGACCCAGAAAAAGAAGTACCATAGGCATACTCCTAATCAAATACAAGAGCTTGAAAC TTTCTTTAAGCAGTGCCCTCATCCTGATGAAAAACAAAGAATGGAGCTTAGTAGGAGGCTTGGCTTGGAAAGCAAGCAAATCAAGTTTTGGTTCCAGAATAGGCGAACCCAAATGAAG ACCCAATTGGAACGTCATGAAAATATCATCCTTAGACAAGAGAATGATAAGCTTCGTGCTGAGAATGAGTTATTAAAGCAGAATATGACAGACCCAATTTGCAACAACTGTGGTAGCCCTGTGGTTCCCGGTCCGGTATCTTATGAGCAACAACAGTTAAGGATTGAAAATGCTCGACTCAACGATGAATTGGGTCGTGTTTATGCATTAGCCAATAAGTTCTTAGGTAGGCCTCTATCTTCGTCCAGCGGTCATGTCCCTCCCTTCGACTCAAATTCCAAGTTGGACCTTTCAGTTGGGAGAAATGGATATGGAGGTTTAGGCAGCATAGAGACGTCATTGCCAATTGGACTTGATTATAGTGATGGGCTCACAATGCCCTTAATGAAACCAATGACCAGTCCTATGCTCAATGAAGTTCCTTATGACAGATCTTTGTTTATAGATCTTGCATTGGCAGCCATGGATGAATTGATTAAGATAGCTCAGATCGATAGTCCTCTTTGGATGACCATGGATGGAGGGAAGGATGCCCTGAAGCATGAGGAGTATATGAGGACGTTTTCACCTTGTATTGGTGTGAAACCCAGCAGCTTTGTTACTGAGGCTACAAGAGAGACTGGAATAGTGATCATCAACAGCTTGGCTCTTGCTGAGACTTTGATGGACGTG AATCGGTGGTTAGAAGCATTTCCTGGTCTGATTGCTAAAGCCTCCACAATTGATGTGATTTCGAGTGGCGTGGGTGGAACAAAAAATGGTGCTTTGCAATTG ATGCATGCAGAGTTTCAAGTGGGTTCGCCCTTTGTCCCTGTGCGCCAAGTGAGGTTCCTTCGGTTCTGTAAGCAGCACGCGGAGGGCGTCTGGGCTGTGGTTGATGTCTCTATTGATGCAAACCAAGAAAGTTCCAATTCACACTCATTTGCTGCTTGCAGGAGATTCCCTTCTGGCTGCATTATGCAAGATATGCCCAATGGCTGCTCCAGG GTCACCTGGGTGGAACACTCGGAGTATGATGAGAGTGCAGTTCACCAACTCTATAGGTCAGTACTTAGTTCTGGCTTGGCCTTTGGTGCTCGGAGATGGGTTGCCACCCTACAGAGGTACTGTGAGTGTATGTCAATCCTTATGTCTCCAACCATTTCTGCTGAAGATCAGACAG TTATAAATATAAGCGGCAAGAAAAGCATGCTAAAGTTAGCCCGGCGAATGGTGGATAACTTCTGTTCTGGAGTTTGTGCTTCATCTGTACACAAGTGGGATAAGCTTCTAGTTGGAAATGTGGGTGAAGATATGAGAATTCTGACTCGAAAGAATATTAATGACCCTGGCGAACCACCTGGTATTGTGTTGAGTGCTGCAACTTCTGTTTGGTTGCCAGTTATGCGAGATAGATTATTTGACTTCTTGCGCGATGAACGATCGAGGAGTGAATGGGACATTTTATCCCATGGCGGGATGATGCAGGAGATGGTCCACATTTCCAAGGGTCACAACCGTGGGAATTGTGTCTCTCTTTTGCGATCAACT GCTGTTAGTCCAAACGCAAATGAAAACAGCATGATAATATTGCAAGAAACATGGAATGATGCCTCAAGCTCCCTGGTAGTGTATGCACCAGTCGACATTCAATCAATAAGTGTGGTGATGAATGGTGGAGATTCGACCTATGTGGCTCTCTTACCATCAGGATTTGTGATTCTTCCAGACGATACAAGCAGTCAAGGTGGTCCTAATTTCTCTAGTACCCTGGTCAAAAGGGACAGTGATGGGGGTGATGGAGGAGGGTCCATTCTTACAGTTGGATTCCAAATTTTGGTGAATAACCTTCCTACAGCTAAGCTCACAGTGGAATCAGTGGAGACGGTGAATAATCTTATATCCTGCACAATTCAAAGGATCAAAACAGTGCTTCAACTAACATAG
- the LOC110616510 gene encoding homeobox-leucine zipper protein ROC5 isoform X3, translated as MISNSSSVNSPGGGVSKIVAEIVTHRNTMHSGGIAHQPPVITSSIPKSPALSLSLKGTMDSHGDMGLLGEHFDPSIAGRMKEDGYESKSGSDNLEGASGDDQEAGEDQRTQKKKYHRHTPNQIQELETFFKQCPHPDEKQRMELSRRLGLESKQIKFWFQNRRTQMKTQLERHENIILRQENDKLRAENELLKQNMTDPICNNCGSPVVPGPVSYEQQQLRIENARLNDELGRVYALANKFLGRPLSSSSGHVPPFDSNSKLDLSVGRNGYGGLGSIETSLPIGLDYSDGLTMPLMKPMTSPMLNEVPYDRSLFIDLALAAMDELIKIAQIDSPLWMTMDGGKDALKHEEYMRTFSPCIGVKPSSFVTEATRETGIVIINSLALAETLMDVVTWVEHSEYDESAVHQLYRSVLSSGLAFGARRWVATLQRYCECMSILMSPTISAEDQTVINISGKKSMLKLARRMVDNFCSGVCASSVHKWDKLLVGNVGEDMRILTRKNINDPGEPPGIVLSAATSVWLPVMRDRLFDFLRDERSRSEWDILSHGGMMQEMVHISKGHNRGNCVSLLRSTAVSPNANENSMIILQETWNDASSSLVVYAPVDIQSISVVMNGGDSTYVALLPSGFVILPDDTSSQGGPNFSSTLVKRDSDGGDGGGSILTVGFQILVNNLPTAKLTVESVETVNNLISCTIQRIKTVLQLT; from the exons ATGATCAGTAATAGTAGCAGCGTTAATAGTCCTGGTGGTGGGGTTTCAAAGATTGTGGCTGAGATTGTTACACACCGCAACACCATGCATAGCGGTGGCATAGCACATCAGCCACCAGTCATCACTTCATCGAttcccaaatcacccgccctctctctctctctt AAAGGCACCATGGATAGTCATGGTGATATGGGTCTACTTGGGGAACATTTTGATCCTAGTATAGCAGGGAGGATGAAGGAGGATGGTTACGAGAGCAAGTCTGGCAGTGATAATCTGGAAGGTGCATCTGGAGATGATCAGGAGGCTGGAGAGGATCAACGGACCCAGAAAAAGAAGTACCATAGGCATACTCCTAATCAAATACAAGAGCTTGAAAC TTTCTTTAAGCAGTGCCCTCATCCTGATGAAAAACAAAGAATGGAGCTTAGTAGGAGGCTTGGCTTGGAAAGCAAGCAAATCAAGTTTTGGTTCCAGAATAGGCGAACCCAAATGAAG ACCCAATTGGAACGTCATGAAAATATCATCCTTAGACAAGAGAATGATAAGCTTCGTGCTGAGAATGAGTTATTAAAGCAGAATATGACAGACCCAATTTGCAACAACTGTGGTAGCCCTGTGGTTCCCGGTCCGGTATCTTATGAGCAACAACAGTTAAGGATTGAAAATGCTCGACTCAACGATGAATTGGGTCGTGTTTATGCATTAGCCAATAAGTTCTTAGGTAGGCCTCTATCTTCGTCCAGCGGTCATGTCCCTCCCTTCGACTCAAATTCCAAGTTGGACCTTTCAGTTGGGAGAAATGGATATGGAGGTTTAGGCAGCATAGAGACGTCATTGCCAATTGGACTTGATTATAGTGATGGGCTCACAATGCCCTTAATGAAACCAATGACCAGTCCTATGCTCAATGAAGTTCCTTATGACAGATCTTTGTTTATAGATCTTGCATTGGCAGCCATGGATGAATTGATTAAGATAGCTCAGATCGATAGTCCTCTTTGGATGACCATGGATGGAGGGAAGGATGCCCTGAAGCATGAGGAGTATATGAGGACGTTTTCACCTTGTATTGGTGTGAAACCCAGCAGCTTTGTTACTGAGGCTACAAGAGAGACTGGAATAGTGATCATCAACAGCTTGGCTCTTGCTGAGACTTTGATGGACGTG GTCACCTGGGTGGAACACTCGGAGTATGATGAGAGTGCAGTTCACCAACTCTATAGGTCAGTACTTAGTTCTGGCTTGGCCTTTGGTGCTCGGAGATGGGTTGCCACCCTACAGAGGTACTGTGAGTGTATGTCAATCCTTATGTCTCCAACCATTTCTGCTGAAGATCAGACAG TTATAAATATAAGCGGCAAGAAAAGCATGCTAAAGTTAGCCCGGCGAATGGTGGATAACTTCTGTTCTGGAGTTTGTGCTTCATCTGTACACAAGTGGGATAAGCTTCTAGTTGGAAATGTGGGTGAAGATATGAGAATTCTGACTCGAAAGAATATTAATGACCCTGGCGAACCACCTGGTATTGTGTTGAGTGCTGCAACTTCTGTTTGGTTGCCAGTTATGCGAGATAGATTATTTGACTTCTTGCGCGATGAACGATCGAGGAGTGAATGGGACATTTTATCCCATGGCGGGATGATGCAGGAGATGGTCCACATTTCCAAGGGTCACAACCGTGGGAATTGTGTCTCTCTTTTGCGATCAACT GCTGTTAGTCCAAACGCAAATGAAAACAGCATGATAATATTGCAAGAAACATGGAATGATGCCTCAAGCTCCCTGGTAGTGTATGCACCAGTCGACATTCAATCAATAAGTGTGGTGATGAATGGTGGAGATTCGACCTATGTGGCTCTCTTACCATCAGGATTTGTGATTCTTCCAGACGATACAAGCAGTCAAGGTGGTCCTAATTTCTCTAGTACCCTGGTCAAAAGGGACAGTGATGGGGGTGATGGAGGAGGGTCCATTCTTACAGTTGGATTCCAAATTTTGGTGAATAACCTTCCTACAGCTAAGCTCACAGTGGAATCAGTGGAGACGGTGAATAATCTTATATCCTGCACAATTCAAAGGATCAAAACAGTGCTTCAACTAACATAG
- the LOC110616510 gene encoding homeobox-leucine zipper protein ANTHOCYANINLESS 2 isoform X2, whose protein sequence is MDSHGDMGLLGEHFDPSIAGRMKEDGYESKSGSDNLEGASGDDQEAGEDQRTQKKKYHRHTPNQIQELETFFKQCPHPDEKQRMELSRRLGLESKQIKFWFQNRRTQMKTQLERHENIILRQENDKLRAENELLKQNMTDPICNNCGSPVVPGPVSYEQQQLRIENARLNDELGRVYALANKFLGRPLSSSSGHVPPFDSNSKLDLSVGRNGYGGLGSIETSLPIGLDYSDGLTMPLMKPMTSPMLNEVPYDRSLFIDLALAAMDELIKIAQIDSPLWMTMDGGKDALKHEEYMRTFSPCIGVKPSSFVTEATRETGIVIINSLALAETLMDVNRWLEAFPGLIAKASTIDVISSGVGGTKNGALQLMHAEFQVGSPFVPVRQVRFLRFCKQHAEGVWAVVDVSIDANQESSNSHSFAACRRFPSGCIMQDMPNGCSRVTWVEHSEYDESAVHQLYRSVLSSGLAFGARRWVATLQRYCECMSILMSPTISAEDQTVINISGKKSMLKLARRMVDNFCSGVCASSVHKWDKLLVGNVGEDMRILTRKNINDPGEPPGIVLSAATSVWLPVMRDRLFDFLRDERSRSEWDILSHGGMMQEMVHISKGHNRGNCVSLLRSTAVSPNANENSMIILQETWNDASSSLVVYAPVDIQSISVVMNGGDSTYVALLPSGFVILPDDTSSQGGPNFSSTLVKRDSDGGDGGGSILTVGFQILVNNLPTAKLTVESVETVNNLISCTIQRIKTVLQLT, encoded by the exons ATGGATAGTCATGGTGATATGGGTCTACTTGGGGAACATTTTGATCCTAGTATAGCAGGGAGGATGAAGGAGGATGGTTACGAGAGCAAGTCTGGCAGTGATAATCTGGAAGGTGCATCTGGAGATGATCAGGAGGCTGGAGAGGATCAACGGACCCAGAAAAAGAAGTACCATAGGCATACTCCTAATCAAATACAAGAGCTTGAAAC TTTCTTTAAGCAGTGCCCTCATCCTGATGAAAAACAAAGAATGGAGCTTAGTAGGAGGCTTGGCTTGGAAAGCAAGCAAATCAAGTTTTGGTTCCAGAATAGGCGAACCCAAATGAAG ACCCAATTGGAACGTCATGAAAATATCATCCTTAGACAAGAGAATGATAAGCTTCGTGCTGAGAATGAGTTATTAAAGCAGAATATGACAGACCCAATTTGCAACAACTGTGGTAGCCCTGTGGTTCCCGGTCCGGTATCTTATGAGCAACAACAGTTAAGGATTGAAAATGCTCGACTCAACGATGAATTGGGTCGTGTTTATGCATTAGCCAATAAGTTCTTAGGTAGGCCTCTATCTTCGTCCAGCGGTCATGTCCCTCCCTTCGACTCAAATTCCAAGTTGGACCTTTCAGTTGGGAGAAATGGATATGGAGGTTTAGGCAGCATAGAGACGTCATTGCCAATTGGACTTGATTATAGTGATGGGCTCACAATGCCCTTAATGAAACCAATGACCAGTCCTATGCTCAATGAAGTTCCTTATGACAGATCTTTGTTTATAGATCTTGCATTGGCAGCCATGGATGAATTGATTAAGATAGCTCAGATCGATAGTCCTCTTTGGATGACCATGGATGGAGGGAAGGATGCCCTGAAGCATGAGGAGTATATGAGGACGTTTTCACCTTGTATTGGTGTGAAACCCAGCAGCTTTGTTACTGAGGCTACAAGAGAGACTGGAATAGTGATCATCAACAGCTTGGCTCTTGCTGAGACTTTGATGGACGTG AATCGGTGGTTAGAAGCATTTCCTGGTCTGATTGCTAAAGCCTCCACAATTGATGTGATTTCGAGTGGCGTGGGTGGAACAAAAAATGGTGCTTTGCAATTG ATGCATGCAGAGTTTCAAGTGGGTTCGCCCTTTGTCCCTGTGCGCCAAGTGAGGTTCCTTCGGTTCTGTAAGCAGCACGCGGAGGGCGTCTGGGCTGTGGTTGATGTCTCTATTGATGCAAACCAAGAAAGTTCCAATTCACACTCATTTGCTGCTTGCAGGAGATTCCCTTCTGGCTGCATTATGCAAGATATGCCCAATGGCTGCTCCAGG GTCACCTGGGTGGAACACTCGGAGTATGATGAGAGTGCAGTTCACCAACTCTATAGGTCAGTACTTAGTTCTGGCTTGGCCTTTGGTGCTCGGAGATGGGTTGCCACCCTACAGAGGTACTGTGAGTGTATGTCAATCCTTATGTCTCCAACCATTTCTGCTGAAGATCAGACAG TTATAAATATAAGCGGCAAGAAAAGCATGCTAAAGTTAGCCCGGCGAATGGTGGATAACTTCTGTTCTGGAGTTTGTGCTTCATCTGTACACAAGTGGGATAAGCTTCTAGTTGGAAATGTGGGTGAAGATATGAGAATTCTGACTCGAAAGAATATTAATGACCCTGGCGAACCACCTGGTATTGTGTTGAGTGCTGCAACTTCTGTTTGGTTGCCAGTTATGCGAGATAGATTATTTGACTTCTTGCGCGATGAACGATCGAGGAGTGAATGGGACATTTTATCCCATGGCGGGATGATGCAGGAGATGGTCCACATTTCCAAGGGTCACAACCGTGGGAATTGTGTCTCTCTTTTGCGATCAACT GCTGTTAGTCCAAACGCAAATGAAAACAGCATGATAATATTGCAAGAAACATGGAATGATGCCTCAAGCTCCCTGGTAGTGTATGCACCAGTCGACATTCAATCAATAAGTGTGGTGATGAATGGTGGAGATTCGACCTATGTGGCTCTCTTACCATCAGGATTTGTGATTCTTCCAGACGATACAAGCAGTCAAGGTGGTCCTAATTTCTCTAGTACCCTGGTCAAAAGGGACAGTGATGGGGGTGATGGAGGAGGGTCCATTCTTACAGTTGGATTCCAAATTTTGGTGAATAACCTTCCTACAGCTAAGCTCACAGTGGAATCAGTGGAGACGGTGAATAATCTTATATCCTGCACAATTCAAAGGATCAAAACAGTGCTTCAACTAACATAG